The Cystobacter ferrugineus genome has a window encoding:
- a CDS encoding class I fructose-bisphosphate aldolase: protein MDGVAKKIRWSRFLHEQSNLGVIVPIDHGLTMGPIQGLERMEQLGRWIRHPVITGVLAHKGLVERLGSQGLLRGQGVMVHLNGMTSLSASPNRKEMLTSVERAIRLGADAVSVQLNFDGTNDASNLMMLGRVVDEAHDYGLPVLAMVYDKVESTREEPRLLRMRHLMRACVELGSDALKIAAPARLALLPVLLDGIQEHTSVFFAGGSKCSDEEFLSLAREAVGRGATGLCVGRNVFQRESPATLLDQLWELMREDSGEESEASVPFTRRASGTSSQGAAHFLTQSFDEAVK from the coding sequence ATGGATGGCGTCGCGAAGAAGATCCGCTGGTCACGTTTCCTGCACGAACAGTCCAACCTGGGAGTGATCGTCCCCATCGACCATGGGCTCACCATGGGCCCCATCCAGGGGTTGGAGCGGATGGAGCAGCTCGGACGATGGATCCGCCATCCGGTCATCACCGGCGTCCTCGCCCACAAGGGACTGGTGGAGCGGCTCGGCAGCCAGGGGTTGCTCCGAGGCCAGGGGGTGATGGTCCACCTCAATGGAATGACCTCGCTGTCCGCATCGCCGAACCGCAAGGAGATGCTGACCTCGGTGGAGAGAGCCATCCGCCTCGGCGCGGACGCGGTCTCCGTGCAACTCAACTTCGACGGGACGAACGACGCCTCCAACCTGATGATGCTGGGCCGGGTGGTGGACGAGGCCCATGACTACGGGCTGCCGGTGCTGGCCATGGTCTACGACAAGGTCGAGTCCACCCGGGAGGAGCCGCGCCTGCTGCGGATGCGGCACCTCATGCGCGCCTGCGTCGAGTTGGGCTCGGATGCGCTCAAGATCGCCGCGCCCGCCAGGCTCGCGCTGCTGCCGGTGCTGCTGGATGGCATCCAGGAGCACACCTCCGTCTTCTTCGCGGGTGGATCGAAGTGCTCGGACGAGGAGTTCCTCTCGCTCGCCCGGGAGGCGGTGGGCCGCGGCGCCACCGGGCTGTGCGTCGGACGCAATGTCTTCCAACGCGAGTCCCCCGCCACCCTCCTCGACCAGCTATGGGAGCTCATGCGGGAGGACTCCGGAGAAGAGTCGGAGGCATCGGTTCCCTTTACCCGGCGGGCGAGCGGTACAAGCAGCCAGGGGGCCGCCCACTTCCTGACTCAGAGCTTCGATGAGGCCGTGAAGTGA